Proteins encoded in a region of the Nicotiana tomentosiformis chromosome 9, ASM39032v3, whole genome shotgun sequence genome:
- the LOC104101395 gene encoding cation transporter HKT1;3-like: MKNDPLNFNVLNIVFEVISAYGTVGMSMGYSCARQIKPDDHCKDAAYGFAGKWSNMGKFILIIVMFFGRLKQYNKRGGNEYLIGNRYLQGLESIITSK; the protein is encoded by the exons ATGAAAAATGATCCCCTCAATTTCAATGTACTCAACATCGTCTTTGAAGTTATCAG TGCATATGGGACTGTTGGAATGTCAATGGGCTATAGCTGTGCAAGGCAAATAAAACCAGATGACCATTGCAAGGATGCAGCATATGGATTTGCTGGGAAATGGAGTAATATGGGAAAGTTCATTCTGATTATTGTCATGTTTTTCGGAAGGCTGAAGCAGTACAATAAAAGAGGTGGCAATGAGTACTTGATTGGAAATCGGTACTTGCAAGGGTTGGAAAGTATTATAACATCTAAATGA